DNA sequence from the Cohnella herbarum genome:
CCGGTACGAGATAGTCAACGATCCCTCCGTCAACGACTACGCCAGCTCCGCTACGAGCATCGCCGGCTTTAACCCGGACATGCTGGACCGCACCTTCGCCCGTGCCAAACAAGCCGGGAACTCCCTCATTCACAGCTATATCCACCTAGACAAGTACACGAACGCGGATCAACTTCCGCAAGCTCTTCTCGACAGCTTATCCTCCGGTCTCGCGGCCATTCGGACAGCAGGATTAAAAATCGTCCTGCGTCCCGCCTACGCCTGGTCGGGATCGCCGACCGTCCCCGAAAGCCGCATACTGGGGCATATTCAGCAGATCAACGCGGTCATATCGGCCAACGCCGATGTCGTTCTCCATTTGGAAGCCGGCTATCTCGGACCGTGGGGGGAATGGCATACGAGTCAATTTACCGATCCGTTCACCCGAACGGATGCCGACACGCGTTATCGCATCATTAAGAAAATTTTGAGCACGACTCCTTCCTCCATTCCGCTCGTCATTCGTTACCCGATATTCATCAAGGAGGTGCTCGAGCTTCCAACTCCTTCGGGAACGACCGCTTTGACGCAGGACGACAAGGACCGGATCGGCTTCCATAACGACTGTTTCCTGTCCGACAGCGCGGATATGGGAACCTACGATAACAATTCTTGGATGGGCTGGTTCTATGTCGAACAGAAGAAGCAATGGATGTACGATCTGGCGACCTCTACCGGTGGCAATAAAATGATGGGAGGGGAAACCTGCGACTCCGCGGGCAGCAACGACTTGGCGGGCGTTAATGTCCAGTCGGAAATGAGCAAGCTCAATTTTACCGAAATCAACGAGGATTTCGCGGCCGTTAATATCAACATCTGGAAAAATGCCAACCTCTCCGCATCCGGCAACGATCCGGCGGAAACCGCCTTTACCCGGATCAAGCGAAAGCTCGGTTACAGGCTGCGGTTGATCGACGCCAACTTCCCTACGAGCATAAGTCCCGGCGGCAGCTTCGGCTTCTCCGCCAACCTGAGCAATGACGGCTATTCCGGGATCATTAAATCACGCCCTGCTTTCCTAGTATTCGATAACGGAACGCAGCGCTATAATGTCCAGTTGACCGGAGTGGACGTACGGCAATGGTTGAGCGGCCCCGTCGCTTTATCGAACCAAACCGTCGCCCTTCCGGGCAACATGGTTGCCGGTACCTACAAATTAGCCCTCTGGCTCCCGGATGCGGACGTCAACTTACGCACGCGGCCGGAATATTCCGTCCGGTTCGCCAATACGGGCACATGGGATGCCGTCAAAGGTTACAACGTGTTGGCAAACGCCATATCCGTCAGCGGAGACCCGGTCGTGCCCGAAGCGCCGGCGAACTTGCAAGCATCGCCGGGTAATAGCCAAGTTACTTTGACTTGGGACATTTCCGCGGGGGCGAGCAGCTACACGGTGCTTCGTTCCGCTACCAGCGGCTCCGGCTACGCGCAAATTGCGAGCGGCCTTACGTCCACAAGCTATACGAATACCGGTTTAACGAACGGAACGACTTATTATTACGTGGTCAGAGCCGTTAACGCCGTTGGAACAAGCGGCAACTCGAACCAAGCCGGCGCGACTCCGGCAGCCATCTCGATTCCTTCCGCCCCCGCTTCGTTAACGGCGACGCCGGGCAATTCGCAAGTCGTTCTGACCTGGCCCGCTTCCACGGGAGCAACTAGCTATACCGTGCTCCGCTCCGCCACGAACGGAACGGGATATGCCCAAGTCGCCACGGGCATTGCCGGCACCTCTTACACGAACACCGCATTGACGAACGGAACGACCTACTATTACGTAGTCCGCGCGGCGAACGGAGCCGGCAGCAGCGGCAACTCGCCTCAGGCGAGCGCGACCCCTTCCGCTCCTCAGCCGGTAACGATCGATTCTTACGCCAACCAGACGGTTTTCGCCAATAAGAAAAACGATCTGAACCAAAGCTTCAGTTGGACGATGGATAGTTTGTATTACGGATCGGACAGCTCGGGTAATATCGTCCTGAACTCCGGCGGAAACGGACAATTTTTGCAGGAAAACGTTAATCAAAGCCTAGCCGGGGCAAGCAATTTAATCATCCGAGCACGCGATTGGAGCGATACCGACACCGAGAGCCATTGGAATGTCGTGCTAAATGACGGTACGGATCACACGGTCGGGCCGATTAGCACATACGGAAATATTACCGGCAGCTATACGGATATCGCCATTCCGCTATCCGCATTTAACGCAAACCTAGCCAATACCCAGTATTTGCGCATCGTGCATCGCGACGCTACCTATTCGGTACTTATGATCGACACGATCTCCGCCGATGGAGGCGGTACCGGCGGCAATGGCGGAGATACGATCGCGCCTTCGGTTCCGGCGAACCTTGCGTCTACGGGCAAAACAAGCAGCACGGTCGGTCTTTCTTGGAGCGCGTCTACCGATAACGTAGGCGTTACTGGTTACGTCGTCTATCGGAACGGGACGCAAGTCGGCACGCTGACGGGAACCAGCTTTACCGACACAGGGCTAAGTGCGGCCACAACTTACAGTTATACCGTCAAAGCTACGGATGCCGCGGGTAACCAATCCGCGGCCAGCCCAAGCCTATTGGTAACGACCGATGCCGCCTCTTCGCAAATCAGCTATGAAGCGGAAGCGGCGGGCAATACGTTAGCAGGCGGAGCCGCGGTCTCTTCATGCGGCACATGCTCCGGCGGCTCCAAAGTCGGATACGTCGGCAACAACGGCGGCACGCTTCAGTTCAATGGAGTAACTCCGGCCAGCTCCGGAAGCCAAACGGTCAAAGTCTATTATCTGAACGGGGACGCCGGCCGCTCCGCGCAAATCAGCGTGAACGGCGGTTCTCCCGCCACGTTGAATTTTCCGAATAGCGGGGGATGGAGTACCGTCGCTTCGATTGACGTAACGCTATCCCTTACCGCGGGAACGAATACGATTAAATTGTCGAATTCCGGCGGCTGGGCGCCGGATTTCGACAGAATTACGCTCAGTGCTCCGCCTGACGCCATCGCGCCCTCCATTCCTTCCAACTTAGCTTCAACGGTAAAAACCAGCAATTCCGTCAGCCTATCTTGGAGCGCTTCGACTGACAATGTAGGCGTAACCGGCTATGTCGTCTACCGGAACGGGACCTCCGTCGGCACGCCGACGGGAACCGCCTTCACAGATACGGGACTCGCGGCAAACACCTCCTACAACTATACCGTCAAAGCCGCCGATGCCGCCGGGAACTTGTCCGCCGCGAGCTCTTCGCTCGCAGTCACGACGAATGCGCCGCCTCCCGGAGGAGCCGCTTCGACCGTTCCGGCCGGAGTCCCCGTCAATCCTTACGCGGTAAACAGTCCGGATGCATCGCTTGCGGTTCATCCCTTGGCGAAAGGAACCGACCCGGTTACCAATCCGCTGAAAGGCTTCGCGATCTGGTACTATCCCGGCGATCATGCCGATAAGACCGCAACGCAATACGGCGGAATCAACAATTCGATCGAATGGAAGTACTTCGGCTTCGGCGAGCTGATGACCGGCGCGAACTCGTACGATTGGGAACTCGTGGAGAAAGCGTTGGACGAAGTCGCTTCCCACGGCAAACAGCTATCGCTGCGGGTCGCATCCTGCGAATCGTTCTCGAGCAAAGACGTTCCGGACTTCTTAATGAGCCAAGTCCGAAACGGCTGTATCCTCAACTACGATTCTCCTGTCGTCATGCAAGCGTTCCAGAACTTCATCGCCGCGTTCGGAGCCAAGTACGACGGCGATCCTCGCATCGCCTTCATCCACATGGGGCTCGTAGGCCGATGGGGGGAATGGCATACTTGGCCGAACGACGGCAGTAACGGCACTCAGAACTGGATGATGTCCGACGCCAACGCGAATCTCATTCTCGATGCCTATAACTCCGCTTTCCGCGTCACCCGGGTTGAGAACAGATATCCGCGATCCGGCGGAGGAACGCACATTACGACACTCGCGCGAATCGGCTACCATGACGACTCGTTCGCCTACCGGGAGATGGATCCCGTACTCGGACGCGTTGGCAGTATGACGCTACCCCTGTCCATGAACGGCAAATCGGATTCCCTGTTGACTCAAGCGCTCCTATTCGGCGCGGAGAACAAATGGGTAACGGCAAGCATCGGAGGCGAAGTTCGTCCCGAAGTCCAAGGAAATCTGTTCGACCCGGCTTCCGCTACCAAGGACGACGCCTTGACGGACGTTGAAATGACCCATGCGACTTGGATGATCTGCCAGAATTGCAAATACAACAAAAACGATCCGAACGAAGTGAGCGTATGGCAGAAGATGGGCTACAATTTCTACGCGAAGAACGCGTACTTCAACAATTCCGTATCCGGCAGCTTCAAAGTCGGAGTTCAAATCGAGAACAGCGGTTCGGCGCCTTTCTATTACGGTCCGGACATGTATCCCGTTGAGCTCGCGCTGAAAGACGGAAGCGGCAATATCGTCAAAACGTGGACGACCGATTGGGATTTACGGACGATCGTGCCGAAGCAAGTCAAGGTATTCCCGGAATGGAACGTATCCGGTAATCCAATTTACGTCAACTTCGGCCAGCCGCAGTATTTCGACGCGACGGTTAATGCCGCGGGCGTACCGCCCGGCCAATACAAACTGGTCATGCACGTGTATAATCCCCTCTGGAAAATCAAAGAGGCGGACGTGCGAGCCAAGGGCCACATGCCGAGTTACTTGCCCTGGAACAACCCGCTTCCGATCCTGTTTGCCAATCAAAGCCAAGGAGCGGACGGCTGGCTCGAGCTCGGCCCGATTACGCTTCAATAAGTCCCTAATAACCAAAAGCAAAGAGCTTGGCGATGCTCTCGCCAAGCTCTTTGCTCCTAACAACCGACCGACTATTCAAACCGAATTTCGTCGATCCAGATCGTTCCGCTGCCGCCATACCAGAACGCCATCGTCAATTGGCCCGGCGCGCTCCGGTTCACTCCGTTCGCGACCAAGTCGATCGCGATGTCTTTGTATGCCGTCGTTATCGTATTCCCGCTGAAATCTCCGAACGTTTTCTCGACGCCGCCAAGCGTAACGCGGAAATGGCTTTGCTCCCCTCCGGCGGCCCCCTTCACTCGAACGATCATCTTCGTATAAGCGGCGATGCTCTGATTTACGTCGCTCCCGAGCCATCCATTATTGCTATATTGAAGCTTAAGCGCTCCGCTATCGATCGCTCCCGCATTGTTCGCGAAGCTGTTGGCTCCGGCCCACTTGCCCAAGTCGTTGCTCCCGGGCCAAGAAGGAGAATTATCGAAATTGTCCAACACAAGCGCCGCCGTGCCTCCGCCGGAGGAGCTCGTCGTATCCGAGACGGTATTGCTCGCCGCGGAAATATTGTTCGCGGCATCCTTGGCTTTGACGAAATAGGAGTATGCCGTGCTTGCGGCAAGTCCCGTATCGGTATAAGCGGTTGTCGTAGACGTCCCTACGTAAGAGCCGCCTCTGTAAATATCGTAACCGACGACTCCGACATTGTCCGTAGCTGCCGTCCAAGACAAGCTAATGCTCGATGCCGTTTTACCCGCGACGCTTAGGTTGGATGGAGCGGAGGGCGCTTGCGTATCTCCCGAACCGCTTCCCGAACTCACCTGGATCCGGTCGAAATCGGGTGCCCAGCCGCTCGGATTGGACAATTTGATCGTATTGTTGCCCGCGTTCAGCTGTACTTGCGTCTGAATGGTTCCGACCGTAGTCCATCCGCCCGTGTTTGGAAACGTAAGCGTGACCGCCGATCCGCCGTTTACGCTTATTTGCGCCGTACGGCTGGCATCGCCATTCAAATACGACACGGTCAACGTAGCCGCTCCCGCCGCGGACGCGTTAACTCCGTTGAACTGAAGCGTTCCGGCGTTATTGCCGACATAACCGACTTTCGAGCCGCCGGAGCAAGCGGAACACGCGCTTGCCGCAGCTCCTCCGGCCATTGTATTCACGGAAGCTTCCGCTTCGTAGGAGACGGTTCCCCCTCCGCCGCCGGATGCGGTCGTGACGTTTAACGTATTGCTGGAAAGCGAAACATTGCCCGCGGCGTCCTTCGCTTTCACCGTGTAGCTGTATGCCGTTGCGGCGTTTAGCCCCGAGTCGGTGTA
Encoded proteins:
- a CDS encoding DUF4832 domain-containing protein, producing the protein MMLKKKLLAALLTVILIAGLLPAYVANAASFTFNPDYASVFPNPERGYHNRYEIVNDPSVNDYASSATSIAGFNPDMLDRTFARAKQAGNSLIHSYIHLDKYTNADQLPQALLDSLSSGLAAIRTAGLKIVLRPAYAWSGSPTVPESRILGHIQQINAVISANADVVLHLEAGYLGPWGEWHTSQFTDPFTRTDADTRYRIIKKILSTTPSSIPLVIRYPIFIKEVLELPTPSGTTALTQDDKDRIGFHNDCFLSDSADMGTYDNNSWMGWFYVEQKKQWMYDLATSTGGNKMMGGETCDSAGSNDLAGVNVQSEMSKLNFTEINEDFAAVNINIWKNANLSASGNDPAETAFTRIKRKLGYRLRLIDANFPTSISPGGSFGFSANLSNDGYSGIIKSRPAFLVFDNGTQRYNVQLTGVDVRQWLSGPVALSNQTVALPGNMVAGTYKLALWLPDADVNLRTRPEYSVRFANTGTWDAVKGYNVLANAISVSGDPVVPEAPANLQASPGNSQVTLTWDISAGASSYTVLRSATSGSGYAQIASGLTSTSYTNTGLTNGTTYYYVVRAVNAVGTSGNSNQAGATPAAISIPSAPASLTATPGNSQVVLTWPASTGATSYTVLRSATNGTGYAQVATGIAGTSYTNTALTNGTTYYYVVRAANGAGSSGNSPQASATPSAPQPVTIDSYANQTVFANKKNDLNQSFSWTMDSLYYGSDSSGNIVLNSGGNGQFLQENVNQSLAGASNLIIRARDWSDTDTESHWNVVLNDGTDHTVGPISTYGNITGSYTDIAIPLSAFNANLANTQYLRIVHRDATYSVLMIDTISADGGGTGGNGGDTIAPSVPANLASTGKTSSTVGLSWSASTDNVGVTGYVVYRNGTQVGTLTGTSFTDTGLSAATTYSYTVKATDAAGNQSAASPSLLVTTDAASSQISYEAEAAGNTLAGGAAVSSCGTCSGGSKVGYVGNNGGTLQFNGVTPASSGSQTVKVYYLNGDAGRSAQISVNGGSPATLNFPNSGGWSTVASIDVTLSLTAGTNTIKLSNSGGWAPDFDRITLSAPPDAIAPSIPSNLASTVKTSNSVSLSWSASTDNVGVTGYVVYRNGTSVGTPTGTAFTDTGLAANTSYNYTVKAADAAGNLSAASSSLAVTTNAPPPGGAASTVPAGVPVNPYAVNSPDASLAVHPLAKGTDPVTNPLKGFAIWYYPGDHADKTATQYGGINNSIEWKYFGFGELMTGANSYDWELVEKALDEVASHGKQLSLRVASCESFSSKDVPDFLMSQVRNGCILNYDSPVVMQAFQNFIAAFGAKYDGDPRIAFIHMGLVGRWGEWHTWPNDGSNGTQNWMMSDANANLILDAYNSAFRVTRVENRYPRSGGGTHITTLARIGYHDDSFAYREMDPVLGRVGSMTLPLSMNGKSDSLLTQALLFGAENKWVTASIGGEVRPEVQGNLFDPASATKDDALTDVEMTHATWMICQNCKYNKNDPNEVSVWQKMGYNFYAKNAYFNNSVSGSFKVGVQIENSGSAPFYYGPDMYPVELALKDGSGNIVKTWTTDWDLRTIVPKQVKVFPEWNVSGNPIYVNFGQPQYFDATVNAAGVPPGQYKLVMHVYNPLWKIKEADVRAKGHMPSYLPWNNPLPILFANQSQGADGWLELGPITLQ